From a single Paenibacillus sp. FSL R5-0345 genomic region:
- a CDS encoding type B 50S ribosomal protein L31, which translates to MREGIHPKYNKVIFMDASVGFKFLSASTKSSNETMEWEDGNTYPVIRVDASSASHPFYTGKQRDTEQGGRVDKFKQRLAQKK; encoded by the coding sequence ATGAGAGAAGGCATACATCCTAAGTACAACAAGGTTATTTTCATGGATGCAAGCGTAGGCTTCAAATTCCTGAGTGCATCTACAAAATCATCCAATGAAACAATGGAATGGGAAGATGGTAACACTTATCCTGTTATCCGCGTGGACGCAAGTTCCGCATCCCACCCGTTTTACACTGGTAAACAAAGAGATACAGAACAAGGCGGCCGTGTTGACAAGTTCAAACAACGTCTTGCACAAAAGAAATAA
- a CDS encoding DNA alkylation repair protein: protein MTINEVMSKLEEMGTEQTKRTFIRHGAKEPLFGVRIGDMKKLVKDIKKDQSLARALYQTGNYDAMYLAGLTIDPKTLTKEELQSWVEAAYCSALAEYTVASVAAESPFALELAREWIRSSDEMVATCGWSTYGNYISVTPDDLLDIAEIRELLQQIQTTIHQERNRVRYTMNMFVIIAGSSVTELYDEATQIAASIGKVQVHMGPTACKVPLAVDYIAKVEQAGKLGVKKKTCIC, encoded by the coding sequence CTGACAATTAATGAAGTGATGAGTAAGCTTGAGGAAATGGGTACAGAGCAGACAAAGCGTACCTTTATACGACATGGTGCTAAGGAGCCTTTATTCGGAGTAAGAATTGGGGACATGAAGAAGCTGGTGAAGGATATCAAGAAAGACCAAAGTCTGGCTCGCGCATTGTATCAGACGGGTAATTATGATGCGATGTATTTAGCAGGACTTACAATTGACCCCAAGACGCTTACGAAGGAAGAGCTTCAAAGCTGGGTAGAGGCAGCTTACTGCTCTGCTTTAGCGGAATATACGGTAGCCTCTGTCGCCGCAGAGAGTCCATTCGCATTGGAGCTCGCCAGAGAGTGGATTCGTTCCTCGGATGAAATGGTGGCTACTTGCGGCTGGAGTACTTATGGAAATTACATTTCAGTTACGCCGGATGATCTGCTGGACATCGCTGAGATCAGAGAGCTATTACAGCAAATACAAACAACCATTCATCAGGAACGGAATCGAGTTCGTTACACGATGAATATGTTTGTAATTATTGCTGGCAGCAGCGTAACCGAACTGTATGATGAGGCCACGCAGATTGCTGCAAGCATTGGAAAGGTCCAAGTGCATATGGGACCAACCGCATGTAAAGTACCACTCGCTGTAGACTATATTGCTAAGGTTGAACAGGCTGGAAAGCTTGGTGTGAAGAAGAAGACTTGTATTTGTTAA
- a CDS encoding YcxB family protein yields the protein MENEIKVDTVLKSEDVQEFNLWFSLNSRIILNSFSVVAYFVILLLITKNYSTTNISVLAGTAVILAAVLWYMTKSSLVKKSKKAFATDSLAQQPQSYSISDEGIKYVSEAGSGQVKWEEIHKIGETMSLFVFFVSSNRALIIPKRYFQSEQDKTTFKDLARKYMFSHRVKFKS from the coding sequence ATGGAAAATGAAATAAAAGTAGATACAGTTCTTAAGAGTGAGGACGTTCAGGAGTTTAACCTATGGTTTAGCTTGAATAGTCGAATTATACTTAACTCTTTCAGTGTGGTTGCTTATTTTGTGATTTTACTGTTAATTACTAAGAATTACAGTACTACGAATATTTCAGTCCTTGCTGGGACTGCGGTGATTCTTGCTGCTGTTTTATGGTATATGACCAAATCAAGTTTAGTCAAAAAATCTAAAAAAGCTTTCGCTACAGACAGCTTAGCCCAGCAGCCTCAGAGCTATTCCATATCAGACGAAGGTATAAAGTACGTATCCGAGGCGGGCTCCGGGCAAGTGAAATGGGAGGAGATACATAAAATAGGCGAAACGATGAGCTTGTTCGTGTTTTTTGTGTCTTCTAATAGAGCGCTGATTATCCCTAAGCGATATTTTCAGTCAGAACAAGATAAAACAACATTTAAGGATTTGGCCAGAAAGTATATGTTCTCTCATCGAGTGAAGTTCAAATCGTAG
- a CDS encoding diguanylate cyclase domain-containing protein has product MRRNRSGLISDIALLSFLVLLYICIVFISGAPDDYIQNIIILNVAFILAIVTYFTTVTAGLVLNLVFIFAYGFYTMYQTISLGETIGMNTYFWLIMTPLLTVVLWIFTLSNRELQAENQRLEKKTANMAIIDENTDLRNSISFQKDATLFTGISTRYQIPLTLLVVKVKYWNEIRRIIPEDKLAEAIHDVSQLSQASIRTNDALYLLDKDDATWGLLLFTDSDGAKIVIDRIKLKLQELNDTEFVKKYKVSLGLKIGAVEYQSGTIENPLDFIVQAKKQLEYDV; this is encoded by the coding sequence GTGAGACGTAATCGCAGCGGTTTAATTTCAGATATTGCGCTCTTATCGTTCCTGGTGCTTCTATATATTTGTATTGTCTTTATTTCAGGGGCACCCGATGATTATATCCAGAATATTATCATTTTAAATGTAGCTTTTATTCTGGCGATCGTTACGTACTTTACTACGGTGACCGCAGGGTTAGTCTTGAATCTAGTGTTTATATTTGCTTACGGATTCTACACCATGTATCAGACGATATCTCTGGGTGAAACCATTGGAATGAACACGTACTTCTGGCTAATTATGACCCCATTGTTAACGGTGGTGCTATGGATATTTACATTAAGCAACCGAGAGCTACAGGCTGAGAATCAACGTTTGGAGAAAAAGACTGCCAATATGGCTATCATCGACGAGAACACAGATCTGCGAAACAGCATTTCTTTTCAGAAGGATGCCACCTTATTTACAGGCATTTCGACTCGATATCAGATTCCACTCACACTGCTTGTAGTGAAAGTGAAATACTGGAATGAGATTAGACGTATCATTCCCGAAGATAAGCTGGCTGAGGCTATTCACGACGTGTCTCAGCTCAGTCAGGCGAGCATTCGTACCAATGATGCACTGTATTTACTAGACAAAGATGACGCAACATGGGGCCTGCTGCTGTTCACTGATAGCGATGGAGCAAAGATTGTGATTGATCGGATTAAATTGAAGCTTCAAGAGCTTAATGACACTGAATTTGTCAAAAAGTATAAAGTCAGCCTCGGTCTTAAAATCGGTGCCGTAGAGTATCAATCGGGCACTATTGAGAATCCGCTGGATTTCATTGTTCAGGCTAAAAAACAGCTGGAGTATGATGTATAA
- a CDS encoding sensor domain-containing diguanylate cyclase, protein MPWIQAYPYYLLMGSVLSFYMAISSYRHRKSAGRRYLWILMLLVSLMFIATAGEIMSSSFQAKLWWKNMQQAPLFLSALFTYAVVKEYLSPSTERLPIKLAIFSIPIALDILLIFTDTYHHLMRSEVGIATVAGVSGITVKPTLLSMAFIAYDQLFGLYAVCLLALSLINRPRAFLRRSFLLLAGLLVPVVSVFLLPLLKITLTGFTAFTYLPAIIAAYLCLFIDPKSTGYPLTKIKILEHMKDGVVLTDQKDRIIGINEAATSILLEITGILHETWMGKDIDLFMRDHEDISAHYSQRTEGQFEIECTGMREICYGVSLIATEHRATENKGMLIVFSDHSEKKRYERELLYQATVDDLTGLYNRRHFMQMVQNQTIPDGLGLALLLFDIDDFKLINDTYGHLAGDQALVDFSNKILQVYQDKGIAGRVGGEEFAVCFFAEDKRAALKEAEDFRTTMSGYTIILNEYDRVHLTASIGISFTERREVTFEDLYREADEALYRSKNTGKNRVTLGREPVLREAVKG, encoded by the coding sequence ATGCCGTGGATTCAAGCATATCCGTATTACTTATTAATGGGCAGTGTTCTAAGCTTTTACATGGCTATAAGCTCCTATCGACATCGGAAGTCGGCAGGAAGACGCTATCTGTGGATCTTAATGCTGCTGGTTAGCCTCATGTTTATTGCGACGGCGGGGGAGATTATGTCATCCTCTTTTCAGGCTAAGCTGTGGTGGAAGAATATGCAGCAGGCTCCGCTTTTTTTAAGTGCGCTATTTACTTATGCTGTAGTCAAAGAATATTTGTCCCCATCCACGGAACGCCTACCTATTAAGCTTGCTATTTTTTCGATTCCTATTGCTTTGGATATACTGCTTATTTTTACGGATACCTATCATCATCTAATGCGTAGTGAAGTGGGCATTGCCACTGTTGCGGGTGTTAGTGGAATTACTGTAAAGCCTACGCTCCTTAGCATGGCTTTTATTGCTTATGATCAGCTTTTTGGTCTATATGCGGTCTGCTTGCTGGCTCTTTCCTTGATCAATAGACCGAGAGCCTTTTTGCGGCGTTCTTTCCTGCTGCTGGCTGGGCTGCTTGTTCCGGTTGTTTCCGTTTTTTTACTTCCTCTTTTGAAGATCACGCTTACAGGCTTTACAGCCTTCACTTATTTACCCGCAATTATAGCGGCTTATTTGTGTCTGTTCATTGACCCCAAATCTACGGGCTACCCTTTAACTAAAATTAAAATCTTAGAGCATATGAAAGACGGCGTAGTTCTAACAGATCAGAAGGATAGAATCATTGGTATAAATGAGGCTGCGACCTCCATATTATTGGAGATTACCGGGATATTGCATGAGACCTGGATGGGGAAGGATATTGATCTTTTTATGAGGGATCACGAGGACATCAGCGCTCATTATAGCCAAAGAACCGAAGGGCAGTTTGAGATTGAATGTACTGGAATGAGAGAGATTTGTTATGGCGTTTCTTTGATTGCGACGGAGCATCGGGCAACAGAGAACAAGGGGATGCTGATCGTTTTTAGTGACCATAGTGAAAAGAAGCGGTATGAACGTGAACTGCTCTATCAAGCTACAGTAGATGATTTGACTGGACTTTATAATCGCAGGCATTTTATGCAAATGGTGCAAAATCAAACGATTCCAGACGGATTAGGACTGGCACTGTTATTATTCGACATCGATGATTTTAAATTAATTAATGATACTTATGGTCATCTGGCGGGAGATCAAGCTTTGGTTGACTTTTCGAATAAAATACTTCAGGTATACCAAGATAAAGGCATTGCCGGAAGGGTCGGCGGCGAGGAATTTGCCGTATGTTTTTTTGCTGAGGATAAACGCGCAGCACTGAAGGAAGCCGAAGATTTTCGTACGACGATGAGTGGTTACACCATAATTTTGAACGAATATGATAGAGTTCACCTTACCGCAAGTATTGGCATTTCTTTTACAGAGCGTAGAGAAGTGACCTTTGAAGATTTATATCGAGAAGCAGATGAAGCGTTATATCGTTCTAAGAATACGGGCAAGAATAGAGTGACGCTGGGTCGTGAACCTGTCTTAAGAGAAGCGGTGAAGGGCTAG